One segment of Terriglobales bacterium DNA contains the following:
- a CDS encoding Glu/Leu/Phe/Val dehydrogenase, which yields MSTTSRIETPITISVEQELNPWQSQAARFDYAAQKLNLDEGLWKILRYPAREIIVHIPVLLDNGRMEVFTGYRVQHSIARGPAKGGVRYSPDVTLDEVRALASWMTWKCAVVNIPFGGAKGGVICDPKKLSQSELERITRRYTSELIEFIGPEKDVPAPDMNTNEQIMAWMMDTYSMHMRQTVTAVVTGKPVNMGGSRGRREATGRGVMIVCDEALKKLNMDREGCRVIIQGFGNVGSNAAQLMYQDGYKIIGIIEINGSLHNRNGINIDDLIEYKKKNNTIVGFPGAGAADGAELMTTECDILAPCATENVITSKNADRIKCKILCEGANGPTTAVADDILAEKKVFIIPDILANAGGVTTSYFEWVQDRQGYFWKEAVVNEQLESIMKEAFEDVVRYAETHNVNNRIAAYMLAIDRVAFTIKQRGIYA from the coding sequence ATGAGTACCACGTCTCGTATTGAAACCCCAATCACAATTTCCGTAGAGCAAGAACTTAACCCCTGGCAGTCGCAGGCAGCGCGCTTCGATTATGCCGCACAGAAGCTCAACCTGGATGAAGGCCTGTGGAAGATCCTGCGTTATCCCGCTCGCGAAATCATCGTCCACATCCCGGTTTTACTCGATAACGGACGCATGGAGGTCTTTACCGGATACCGCGTGCAGCACTCCATTGCCCGCGGCCCGGCCAAGGGCGGGGTCCGTTATTCTCCCGACGTTACCCTCGACGAGGTCCGCGCCCTGGCAAGCTGGATGACCTGGAAGTGTGCCGTGGTCAATATTCCCTTTGGCGGCGCCAAGGGTGGCGTGATTTGCGACCCCAAGAAGCTGTCGCAAAGCGAGCTGGAGAGAATTACGCGGCGTTACACTTCCGAACTGATTGAATTTATCGGCCCGGAAAAAGACGTTCCCGCTCCCGACATGAACACCAATGAGCAAATTATGGCGTGGATGATGGATACCTACTCCATGCACATGCGGCAAACGGTGACAGCGGTCGTGACCGGCAAGCCGGTGAACATGGGCGGCTCGCGCGGAAGGCGCGAGGCCACCGGGCGCGGTGTGATGATTGTTTGCGACGAGGCGCTGAAGAAGCTCAACATGGATCGCGAAGGCTGCCGCGTCATCATTCAGGGATTCGGAAACGTCGGCTCCAACGCCGCCCAGTTGATGTATCAGGACGGCTACAAAATTATTGGGATTATCGAGATCAACGGGTCGCTCCACAACCGCAACGGCATCAACATTGATGATCTGATCGAATACAAGAAAAAAAATAATACTATCGTCGGCTTCCCCGGCGCGGGAGCTGCCGACGGAGCCGAGCTCATGACCACCGAATGTGACATCCTTGCCCCCTGCGCTACAGAAAACGTCATCACCAGCAAGAACGCAGACAGGATCAAATGCAAGATCCTGTGTGAGGGCGCAAACGGTCCTACGACGGCGGTTGCCGATGACATCCTCGCTGAGAAAAAAGTATTTATCATTCCCGATATCCTGGCCAATGCCGGCGGGGTCACGACCTCTTACTTCGAATGGGTGCAGGACCGCCAGGGTTACTTCTGGAAAGAAGCGGTGGTGAACGAGCAGCTCGAGAGCATTATGAAGGAAGCTTTTGAAGATGTCGTACGCTACGCGGAGACCCATAACGTCAATAACCGCATCGCCGCTTATATGCTGGCAATTGACCGCGTGGCCTTCACCATCAAGCAGCGCGGCATCTATGCCTGA
- a CDS encoding VOC family protein, whose protein sequence is MNASSSSDSKTDGNVKQVVPFLRVSNMERSVRYYVEGLGFVMKNKWVVEGKLRWCWLELGGAALMLQEFSKEGHDSWVPACKVGEGVSLCFNCEDAVAIYREVRSRGIEASEPQVGNAMWVTCLSDPDGYRIEFESATDKPEDTKLSEVKG, encoded by the coding sequence ATGAATGCCAGTTCCAGTTCTGATTCAAAGACCGATGGAAACGTAAAACAAGTCGTCCCATTCCTGCGCGTCTCCAACATGGAGCGGTCGGTTCGTTACTACGTGGAGGGCCTGGGCTTCGTGATGAAGAACAAGTGGGTGGTTGAAGGGAAGTTACGCTGGTGCTGGCTGGAGTTGGGCGGTGCAGCGCTGATGCTACAGGAGTTCTCCAAAGAGGGGCACGACTCGTGGGTGCCCGCTTGCAAGGTGGGCGAGGGCGTGTCGCTCTGTTTTAACTGTGAAGACGCGGTAGCGATCTACCGGGAAGTCAGGTCTCGCGGCATCGAGGCATCAGAGCCGCAGGTCGGGAACGCAATGTGGGTTACCTGTCTCTCTGACCCCGACGGCTACCGGATAGAATTCGAAAGTGCAACCGATAAGCCGGAGGATACGAAGCTCTCAGAAGTGAAGGGCTGA
- a CDS encoding ankyrin repeat domain-containing protein, which translates to MWVERSKETISRLHGVEVTAQVRNEIDKKAQQIEQRWHEFKKSNEHAERCTLAGAQLFLARAHGFASWPKFAEHVKELARENTAVSNFETAVDAIVSGNAAKLKRLLDENPELVRMRSTREHHSTLLHYVSANGVEDFRQKSPKNIVEIAKLLLDSGADVNTESDAYGGRSTTLGLTATSIHPENAGVQISLLELLINRGATIDAPDGGSAVVGCLRNGRGAAAGYLASRGVRLDLEGAAGVGRLDAVQSFFNPDGSLKPPVSETQMIYGLGWACEFGHTAVVDFLLRKGVKVDAKLRRGETALHWAAFSAHRDAVKLLLEYGAAVDVIDKTYQSAPLGWALHGWVTSPEQKPYSEVVALLVRAGAKPDPKWLDVNRVRRDLAEKIRSDLRMQAALRGES; encoded by the coding sequence TTGTGGGTCGAACGTTCCAAAGAAACGATTTCTCGCCTGCACGGCGTTGAGGTCACAGCGCAGGTCCGAAACGAAATCGATAAAAAAGCGCAGCAGATTGAGCAACGCTGGCATGAATTCAAGAAGTCAAATGAACATGCTGAACGGTGCACACTGGCGGGCGCACAACTCTTCCTTGCACGAGCGCACGGTTTCGCGAGCTGGCCAAAATTTGCCGAGCATGTAAAGGAGCTGGCGCGTGAAAATACGGCTGTTTCGAATTTCGAAACGGCCGTGGACGCGATTGTCAGCGGCAACGCAGCGAAACTCAAGAGGCTGCTGGACGAGAATCCGGAGTTGGTGCGGATGCGCTCCACCCGCGAGCATCACTCCACTCTGCTCCATTACGTCTCCGCGAACGGCGTCGAGGACTTCCGGCAGAAGTCGCCCAAGAACATTGTCGAGATCGCGAAGTTGTTGCTTGACTCGGGCGCCGACGTGAACACCGAGTCCGATGCTTATGGGGGGCGATCGACAACCCTGGGGCTGACGGCAACGAGCATCCATCCGGAAAATGCGGGGGTGCAGATCTCGCTGCTCGAACTGCTGATTAACCGCGGCGCAACCATCGACGCTCCGGATGGCGGCAGCGCCGTGGTGGGCTGCTTGCGGAACGGCCGCGGTGCGGCGGCGGGATACTTGGCGAGCCGCGGCGTGCGATTGGACCTCGAAGGAGCGGCGGGAGTCGGACGCCTCGACGCGGTACAGAGCTTTTTCAACCCTGACGGCAGCCTGAAGCCACCCGTGAGCGAAACGCAAATGATCTACGGATTGGGCTGGGCCTGCGAATTCGGCCACACCGCCGTCGTTGATTTCCTGTTACGCAAAGGCGTGAAAGTAGATGCGAAGCTGAGACGCGGAGAGACCGCTCTACACTGGGCGGCGTTCAGCGCTCATCGGGACGCGGTGAAACTGCTGCTGGAATACGGTGCCGCCGTCGACGTGATCGACAAAACGTACCAGAGCGCGCCTCTGGGCTGGGCGTTGCACGGGTGGGTTACTTCACCGGAACAAAAGCCATATTCCGAAGTCGTTGCGCTGCTGGTGCGCGCGGGCGCAAAGCCGGACCCGAAGTGGCTCGACGTCAACCGAGTGCGGCGCGATCTGGCAGAAAAGATTCGCTCCGATCTGCGCATGCAGGCGGCGCTCCGGGGAGAATCATGA
- a CDS encoding MBL fold metallo-hydrolase → MQIKFWGVRGSTPTPQPENLRYGGNTSCVEVRIGDQIYIFDCGTGFRILGKQLVTEFNGRPFNAHIFLSHFHWDHIQGIPFFWPLYNNKENQFFFHSSNRGHKLQHALEDQMSDPYFPVNMNEMKARRNFYDIEEGKLAFDNCVIQSRWLNHPQGCLGFRVETEDKVIVYATDNEPGHPVFDKNVRKLAEGADVLIYDAQYLPDEYQAQKVGWGHSHWREGVNIAMESGAKELVLFHHDPDHNDACIDKIVSTARDYYPKVRAASEGLEINL, encoded by the coding sequence ATGCAGATTAAATTCTGGGGGGTGCGCGGCTCAACGCCCACGCCTCAGCCGGAAAACCTACGCTATGGCGGGAATACATCCTGCGTCGAGGTTCGCATCGGCGACCAGATCTATATCTTCGACTGCGGCACCGGCTTCCGCATCCTGGGGAAACAACTGGTAACCGAATTCAATGGGCGCCCGTTTAACGCGCACATCTTTCTTTCGCACTTTCATTGGGACCACATTCAGGGTATCCCGTTTTTCTGGCCGCTCTATAACAACAAAGAAAATCAGTTCTTCTTTCACTCCTCCAACCGCGGGCACAAGCTGCAACACGCTCTGGAAGACCAGATGTCAGACCCCTACTTTCCGGTCAACATGAACGAGATGAAGGCGCGCCGGAACTTTTATGACATCGAAGAGGGCAAACTGGCGTTTGATAATTGCGTGATCCAATCCCGGTGGCTGAACCACCCGCAGGGATGCCTGGGGTTCCGCGTCGAGACCGAAGACAAAGTGATTGTCTACGCTACCGATAACGAACCGGGACATCCGGTCTTCGACAAAAACGTGCGCAAGCTGGCCGAAGGCGCTGATGTGCTCATCTACGATGCGCAGTACCTGCCCGATGAATACCAGGCGCAAAAAGTCGGCTGGGGACACAGCCACTGGCGCGAGGGCGTCAATATTGCCATGGAAAGCGGCGCAAAAGAGCTGGTGCTCTTTCACCACGATCCTGACCACAACGACGCCTGCATTGATAAGATCGTCAGCACTGCGCGTGATTACTATCCTAAAGTCCGGGCTGCGTCCGAGGGGCTGGAAATCAATTTGTAA